TTTTGTCACTTATCAGCTTTTTTGAATCGTAagtattgaaataaaatttcaggaaCAAAGCCAAATTGAGGGAAGCATTGAGTATTATAAGCCAAACAATTGCAGGATTGTATCCACAACTCAACCATAACGAAGCAAGCATATAGACAATTATAATCAGAAACTGACTAATTTGAAGCATTGTCAAATACTTCTTCCAccaaagatattttttgtatgcagGACCAAGCGCAGCAACCAAATAATAAAAGTACATAATCATGTGGACAATCGTGTTACAGCCGAATGTCACTGTCAATTCTTGTCCggtgaaatattttccaactATCCATAATATGGCAACGCTTAAAACGTGATGCTGGACGTGAAGAAAACTGATGTGATTTTGTTTCTTGCATAGAACGAAGAACACCGTGTCCAACAGGTCCATTATTTTATTCACCGTCATATGCCAGAATGTAACACATATTAACATCTCATAGTCACGCTCCTGTTGTGGAGTCATTTCTGCACAGCCGaaactgaaaaaatatttccatgcACATGGTTCAAGGGCTGGCCTGGCCAGAACCCAAAAATTGTAGAACACTTGCAGTGCGTTGTACAAAATGatgacattttttaaattgaatggcTGCCTGTTTTTCATGAACAATGGTCCT
Above is a genomic segment from Bradysia coprophila strain Holo2 unplaced genomic scaffold, BU_Bcop_v1 contig_24, whole genome shotgun sequence containing:
- the LOC119077818 gene encoding elongation of very long chain fatty acids protein 7-like — its product is MITNFLTLPELWTKGKSPLLDSWPLYGDPSSVALILAAYIAFVLYLGPLFMKNRQPFNLKNVIILYNALQVFYNFWVLARPALEPCAWKYFFSFGCAEMTPQQERDYEMLICVTFWHMTVNKIMDLLDTVFFVLCKKQNHISFLHVQHHVLSVAILWIVGKYFTGQELTVTFGCNTIVHMIMYFYYLVAALGPAYKKYLWWKKYLTMLQISQFLIIIVYMLASLWLSCGYNPAIVWLIILNASLNLALFLKFYFNTYDSKKLISDKIAVCSSLQFSSNYTENQQIEKSDINENCKKEM